A window of the Gossypium hirsutum isolate 1008001.06 chromosome A05, Gossypium_hirsutum_v2.1, whole genome shotgun sequence genome harbors these coding sequences:
- the LOC107957797 gene encoding phosphoribosylaminoimidazole-succinocarboxamide synthase, chloroplastic isoform X1 gives MAECVRTTLNPSHFLLHSTKTPTQNPFFSSHSSFEAKSNARKYPKISLSVMSSQNQSQSQSQGQTQVPSLDALLNSGRKEEVFASIKASLHNCLSETNLHLTVPGLKSKTRGKVRDIYDSGDYLVLVTTDRQSAFDRILASIPFKGQVLNETSLWWFNRTRHMIPNAVLSVPDKNVTIAKKCSVFPVEFVVRGFVTGSTETSLWTVYKNGVRYYCGNVLPNGLVKNQKLTANILTPTTKAEDHDVPVTPDEIIERGLMTQDEFDEAREKALSLFEYGQRVALEHGLILVDTKYEFGKSSDGSILLIDEVHTPDSSRYWIANSYEERFQNGLEPENIDKEFLRLWFRENCNPYEEKVLPDAPEELVCELAWRYIFLYETITKSRFEVQPMGEPIHDRISRNVSSALSSLQ, from the exons ATGGCCGAGTGTGTGAGGACAACCTTAAATCCTTCCCACTTCCTACTACACTCCACTAAAACCCCAACTCAAAATCCCTTTTTTTCATCACACTCTTCCTTTGAAGCAAAATCCAATGCTAGAAAGTACCCCAAAATTTCCCTTTCCGTTATGTCCAGCCAAAACCAAAGCCAAAGCCAAAGCCAGGGCCAAACCCAAGTCCCATCTCTTGATGCTTTGCTCAACTCTGGTCGCAAAGAAGAAGTTTTTGCCAGCATAAAAGCCTCACTTCACAATTGTCTGTCAGAGACTAATCTTCACTTGACAGTCCCTGGTCTCAAATCCAAAACCAGAGGCAAG GTTAGGGACATTTATGACAGTGGGGATTATCTTGTGTTGGTCACTACTGATCGTCAGAGTGCATTTGATAGGATTCTTGCCTCTATCCCCTTCAAGGGCCAG GTTCTTAATGAGACGAGTTTGTGGTGGTTCAATAGAACTCGGCACATGATTCCAAATGCAGTTTTGTCAGTACCAGATAAAAATGTTacaattgctaagaaatgttctGTCTTTCCTGTTGAATTTGTTG TTAGAGGGTTTGTGACCGGAAGTACTGAAACATCACTGTGGACAGTTTACAAAAATGGAGTTCGATATTACTGTGGAAATGTACTTCCGAATG GGCTGGTAAAAAATCAAAAGTTAACTGCAAATATACTCACACCAACAACTAAAGCTGAGGATCATGATGTTCCTGTAACTCCTGACGAG ATTATTGAAAGAGGATTGATGACTCAAGATGAGTTTGATGAAGCTAGAGAAAAAGCTTTAAGTTTGTTTGAATATGGACAG CGTGTAGCTTTGGAGCATGGCCTGATTTTGGTAGATACAAAATATGAATTTGGAAAGAGTAGTGATGGTTCAATTCTATTGATTGATGAG GTGCATACGCCTGACTCAAGTCGATATTGGATTGCCAATTCTTATGAGGAGCGCTTTCAGAATGGTCTTGAACCTGAAAATATTGATAAG GAGTTCTTAAGGTTATGGTTTAGAGAGAACTGCAATCCCTATGAAGAAAAG GTGCTTCCTGATGCCCCTGAAGAACTTGTCTGTGAGCTTGCTTGGCG ATACATCTTTTTATACGAGACTATAACAAAATCAAGATTTGAGGTGCAGCCGATGGGA GAGCCAATACACGATCGAATCTCGCGAAATGTTTCCTCTGCATTATCATCTTTGCAGTAA
- the LOC107957797 gene encoding phosphoribosylaminoimidazole-succinocarboxamide synthase, chloroplastic isoform X2: protein MAECVRTTLNPSHFLLHSTKTPTQNPFFSSHSSFEAKSNARKYPKISLSVMSSQNQSQSQSQGQTQVPSLDALLNSGRKEEVFASIKASLHNCLSETNLHLTVPGLKSKTRGKVRDIYDSGDYLVLVTTDRQSAFDRILASIPFKGQVLNETSLWWFNRTRHMIPNAVLSVPDKNVTIAKKCSVFPVEFVVRGFVTGSTETSLWTVYKNGVRYYCGNVLPNGLVKNQKLTANILTPTTKAEDHDVPVTPDEIIERGLMTQDEFDEAREKALSLFEYGQVHTPDSSRYWIANSYEERFQNGLEPENIDKEFLRLWFRENCNPYEEKVLPDAPEELVCELAWRYIFLYETITKSRFEVQPMGEPIHDRISRNVSSALSSLQ from the exons ATGGCCGAGTGTGTGAGGACAACCTTAAATCCTTCCCACTTCCTACTACACTCCACTAAAACCCCAACTCAAAATCCCTTTTTTTCATCACACTCTTCCTTTGAAGCAAAATCCAATGCTAGAAAGTACCCCAAAATTTCCCTTTCCGTTATGTCCAGCCAAAACCAAAGCCAAAGCCAAAGCCAGGGCCAAACCCAAGTCCCATCTCTTGATGCTTTGCTCAACTCTGGTCGCAAAGAAGAAGTTTTTGCCAGCATAAAAGCCTCACTTCACAATTGTCTGTCAGAGACTAATCTTCACTTGACAGTCCCTGGTCTCAAATCCAAAACCAGAGGCAAG GTTAGGGACATTTATGACAGTGGGGATTATCTTGTGTTGGTCACTACTGATCGTCAGAGTGCATTTGATAGGATTCTTGCCTCTATCCCCTTCAAGGGCCAG GTTCTTAATGAGACGAGTTTGTGGTGGTTCAATAGAACTCGGCACATGATTCCAAATGCAGTTTTGTCAGTACCAGATAAAAATGTTacaattgctaagaaatgttctGTCTTTCCTGTTGAATTTGTTG TTAGAGGGTTTGTGACCGGAAGTACTGAAACATCACTGTGGACAGTTTACAAAAATGGAGTTCGATATTACTGTGGAAATGTACTTCCGAATG GGCTGGTAAAAAATCAAAAGTTAACTGCAAATATACTCACACCAACAACTAAAGCTGAGGATCATGATGTTCCTGTAACTCCTGACGAG ATTATTGAAAGAGGATTGATGACTCAAGATGAGTTTGATGAAGCTAGAGAAAAAGCTTTAAGTTTGTTTGAATATGGACAG GTGCATACGCCTGACTCAAGTCGATATTGGATTGCCAATTCTTATGAGGAGCGCTTTCAGAATGGTCTTGAACCTGAAAATATTGATAAG GAGTTCTTAAGGTTATGGTTTAGAGAGAACTGCAATCCCTATGAAGAAAAG GTGCTTCCTGATGCCCCTGAAGAACTTGTCTGTGAGCTTGCTTGGCG ATACATCTTTTTATACGAGACTATAACAAAATCAAGATTTGAGGTGCAGCCGATGGGA GAGCCAATACACGATCGAATCTCGCGAAATGTTTCCTCTGCATTATCATCTTTGCAGTAA
- the LOC107957796 gene encoding pentatricopeptide repeat-containing protein At5g27460, with product MASRSIFSNLKSNGGNARWGRLLSSITSRVKKASVRSAAAASNESLKGRILGLRLPTESATEVLRSWVDSGQKVDIPQLLSITQILHKSGRYNHALEILTWQETQKGLQMSAVAHATKVKLLIKVGNLTAAEEHFNRLPNTASQKAACLPLLNGYVKERDIGKAEAFMSKLASMGMTLCPHLYNEMMKLYIATSQFEKVPLVIKEMNRNKIPKNVLSYNLWMDASARSSGVAKAEAVYAEMLSDERVCMGWSTLSTLANIYTKAGLVQKAETALKTAETKLSANNSFGYIFLMTQYALLKKKTEVLRLWQTSKLIGKRMTCANYMCILSCLVQLGGIVEAEKVFMEWEYNCRNYDIRVSNVLLGAYVKNGWMEKAESLHRHTLEKGGCPNYKTWEILMEGWVKSQNMVKAVTAMKKAFALLKYCHWRPPHYTLVTIAEYFEKHGNSDDANNFFRDVQRLGLASSEIYKSWLRNHLLAKRPVLDILEMMYKDGIEMDNEISALVQALNEQSKCDPEIRGNAFQMFLG from the exons ATGGCGAGTCGCTCCATTTTCTCTAACCTCAAAAGCAATGGAGGCAACGCCAGGTGGGGGCGGCTACTAAGTTCTATTACTTCCCGGGTGAAAAAGGCTAGTGTTAGAAGTGCTGCTGCTGCCAGCAATGAAAGTTTAAAGGGGAGAATTTTGGGGTTGAGGTTGCCGACGGAAAGTGCAACCGAGGTGCTTCGCAGTTGGGTTGATTCGGGTCAGAAAGTTGACATTCCGCAGCTCCTATCCATTACCCAAATTCTCCACAAATCTGGGCGCTACAATCATGCCCTTGAG ATTTTGACATGGCAAGAAACTCAGAAGGGCTTACAAATGTCAGCTGTTGCTCATGCCACTAAAGTGAAGTTACTCATCAAGGTTGGTAATTTAACAGCGGCTGAAGAACATTTCAATCGTTTACCCAATACTGCTTCACAGAAAGCAGCTTGCCTCCCTCTTCTCAATGGTTATGTAAAAGAACGTGACATTGGAAAAGCCGAGGCTTTCATGAGTAAGCTTGCTTCTATGGGGATGACCCTCTGCCCCCATCTATATAATGAAATGATGAAACTGTACATTGCTACATCTCAGTTTGAAAAAGTACCTCTGGTTATCAAAGAAATGAATCGAaacaaaatacccaaaaatgttCTATCATACAACCTTTGGATGGATGCTTCAGCACGATCATCTGGGGTTGCAAAAGCTGAAGCCGTCTATGCTGAAATGCTGAGTGATGAGAGGGTCTGTATGGGTTGGAGCACTCTATCGACTTTAGCTAATATTTATACCAAAGCAGGTCTGGTTCAGAAAGCAGAAACTGCCCTCAAAACTGCAGAAACAAAGCTGTCTGCAAATAATAGCTTTGGTTATATCTTCCTCATGACTCAATATGCATTGTTGAAGAAAAAGACCGAGGTTCTTCGGCTTTGGCAAACCAGTAAGTTAATAGGTAAGAGAATGACTTGTGCCAACTATATGTGCATATTATCATGCTTGGTTCAGCTCGGTGGTATTGTAGAAGCGGAGAAAGTGTTTATGGAGTGGGAATACAACTGTCGAAATTATGATATCAGAGTCTCCAATGTGCTTTTAGGTGCATACGTGAAGAATGGATGGATGGAGAAAGCTGAGTCACTGCATCGCCACACATTGGAGAAAGGAGGGTGTCCTAATTACAAGACATGGGAAATTCTGATGGAAGGGTGGGTGAAAAGCCAGAACATGGTGAAGGCCGTCACTGCTATGAAGAAAGCGTTCGCTTTGTTAAAATATTGTCATTGGAGACCGCCCCATTATACTCTCGTGACCATTGCTGAGTACTTCGAGAAGCATGGGAATTCAGACGATGCAAACAACTTTTTTAGAGATGTTCAGCGTTTGGGTCTTGCAAGTTCAGAAATATATAAATCATGGCTTAGAAACCACCTTTTGGCTAAGAGACCAGTGCTTGACATCCTTGAAATGATGTATAAGGATGGAATTGAGATGGATAATGAGATTTCTGCCCTTGTTCAAGCTCTCAACGAGCAAAGCAAATGTGACCCAGAGATTAGAGGCAATGCCTTTCAAATGTTCTTGGGATGA
- the LOC107957795 gene encoding purine permease 1, with protein MEVKDGGTIRKALLVINCIILSIGNCGGPLITRLYFIHGGNRIWFSSWLQTAGCPIILLPIACAYVHRSRTADPTSENKVFCMERPLFIAAIVLGILSGLDNYFYSYGLSRLPVSTSSLIIASQLAFTAGFAFLLVKQKFTAYSINAVFLLTIGAGVLALHSSSDRPANESNKEYILGFVMTLAAAALYGFILPLVELTYKKAKQEISYALVMEIQLVMCLVATAFCTVGMLVNNDFKVIGREAREFELGETKYYIVAIFSAIIWQFFFLGAIGVVFCASSLLSGVVISVLLPVTEILAVFFFNEKFQAEKGVSLALSLWGFLSYFYGDIKRIKTKKPTPETEMASPLPPNSLESSV; from the exons ATGGAGGTGAAGGATGGCGGCACCATAAGAAAAGCTCTCTTAGTAATAAACTGCATCATCCTTTCTATAGGCAACTGCGGTGGTCCACTTATCACCCGTCTCTACTTCATCCATGGTGGCAACCGAATCTGGTTCTCGAGCTGGCTCCAGACTGCGGGTTGCCCCATCATCTTGCTCCCCATCGCTTGTGCTTACGTGCATCGTTCGAGGACGGCCGATCCCACCTCGGAAAACAAGGTTTTCTGTATGGAACGACCGTTGTTCATTGCCGCTATCGTCCTCGGGATCCTCAGTGGCCTCGATAACTACTTCTACTCCTATGGCTTATCTCGTCTCCCCGTTTCGACTTCTTCTTTGATCATCGCGTCGCAGTTGGCTTTCACGGCGGGGTTTGCTTTCCTGTTGGTGAAACAAAAGTTCACTGCCTACTCCATAAACGCCGTGTTTTTGTTGACCATAGGGGCTGGCGTTCTGGCTTTGCATTCGAGCAGCGACCGGCCTGCGAATGAATCCAACAAGGAATATATTTTGGGGTTCGTAATGACCTTAGCTGCAGCGGCTTTATACGGATTTATATTGCCTTTGGTGGAACTAACGTACAAGAAGGCAAAGCAAGAGATCAGCTACGCCCTTGTGATGGAGATTCAGTTGGTGATGTGTTTGGTTGCTACTGCCTTTTGCACCGTCGGGATGCTGGTCAACAATGATTTCAAG GTGATTGGAAGGGAAGCAAGGGAATTTGAGCTGGGAGAAACAAAATACTACATAGTTGCGATTTTTAGTGCAATAATATGGCAATTTTTCTTCTTGGGAGCAATTGGAGTAGTGTTTTGTGCATCATCATTGCTATCGGGTGTAGTGATATCGGTTCTATTACCAGTTACAGAGATTCTGGCAGTATTTTTCTTCAATGAGAAGTTTCAAGCCGAGAAGGGTGTGTCTCTTGCTCTGTCTCTATGGGGCTTCCTTTCCTACTTCTATGGTGACATCAAGCGAATCAAAACAAAGAAACCAACTCCTGAAACTGAGATGGCCTCGCCTCTGCCTCCCAATAGTCTCGAAAGTAGTGTTTAA